From the Prunus dulcis chromosome 4, ALMONDv2, whole genome shotgun sequence genome, one window contains:
- the LOC117626229 gene encoding B-box zinc finger protein 22 isoform X3: MKIQCNVCEAAEANVLCCADEAALCWACDEKVHKANKLASKHQRVPLSASHMPKCDICQEAVGYFFCLEDRALLCRTCDVAIHAANSLVSAHRRFLLTGIKVGPEPTEPDSGGGGGGGGGVVGVGVGASSSSVKSRSGSGSGSRCDTHNPMPVECKVAPAGVDVMPFAGGSSAGTVPQWHIDDFLGLSDFDQSFSYTENGSSKADCGKLGEYDSPALKSSEEEMEDYECIGEVPETSWMVPQIPSPPTASGLYWPRSSQISSDFAMFVPDICHSQMQNPLYSQHNAGLM; this comes from the exons atgaaGATACAGTGCAACGTGTGCGAGGCAGCTGAGGCCAACGTACTATGCTGTGCAGACGAGGCAGCTCTGTGCTGGGCTTGTGATGAGAAGGTTCACAAAGCCAACAAGCTCGCAAGCAAGCACCAGAGGGTTCCTCTGTCTGCATCTCACATGCCCAAATGCGATATCTGCCAG GAGGCAGTTGGGtattttttctgtttagaAGATCGAGCTTTGCTCTGTAGAACATGTGATGTTGCTATACACGCTGCTAATAGCTTGGTGTCAGCTCACCGGAGGTTTTTGCTCACCGGAATCAAAGTTGGCCCTGAGCCAACTGAGCCTGATtctggaggtggtggtggtggtggtggtggtgttgttggtgttggtgttggtgcctcttcttcttctgtcaaGTCACGTTCTGGGTCTGGGTCTGGGTCGAGATGCGATACGCACAATCCAATGCCTGTGGAGTGCAAGGTAGCACCGGCCGGTGTTGATGTGATGCCTTTTGCTGGGGGTTCTTCAGCTGGGACTGTTCCTCAGTGGCATATAGATGACTTTCTGGGACTCTCTGATTTTGATCAGAGTTTTAGCTACACTGAAAATGGATCTTCCAAG gctgactgcggtAAACTTGGGGAGTATGACTCACCAGCTTTAAAATCATCTGAGGAGGAAATGGAAGATTATGAGTGCATAGGTGAGGTGCCAGAGACCTCTTGGATGGTACCCCAGATACCTTCCCCACCTACAGCCTCGGGACTCTACTGGCCTAGAAGTTCTCAGATTTCATCTGATTTTGCAATGTTTGTTCCAGACATTTGCCACTCACAAATGCAAAACCCTCTTTATTCTCAACATAATG CTGGGCTGATGTGA
- the LOC117626229 gene encoding B-box zinc finger protein 22 isoform X2: protein MKIQCNVCEAAEANVLCCADEAALCWACDEKVHKANKLASKHQRVPLSASHMPKCDICQEAVGYFFCLEDRALLCRTCDVAIHAANSLVSAHRRFLLTGIKVGPEPTEPDSGGGGGGGGGVVGVGVGASSSSVKSRSGSGSGSRCDTHNPMPVECKVAPAGVDVMPFAGGSSAGTVPQWHIDDFLGLSDFDQSFSYTENGSSKADCGKLGEYDSPALKSSEEEMEDYECIGEVPETSWMVPQIPSPPTASGLYWPRSSQISSDFAMFVPDICHSQMQNPLYSQHNDALKC from the exons atgaaGATACAGTGCAACGTGTGCGAGGCAGCTGAGGCCAACGTACTATGCTGTGCAGACGAGGCAGCTCTGTGCTGGGCTTGTGATGAGAAGGTTCACAAAGCCAACAAGCTCGCAAGCAAGCACCAGAGGGTTCCTCTGTCTGCATCTCACATGCCCAAATGCGATATCTGCCAG GAGGCAGTTGGGtattttttctgtttagaAGATCGAGCTTTGCTCTGTAGAACATGTGATGTTGCTATACACGCTGCTAATAGCTTGGTGTCAGCTCACCGGAGGTTTTTGCTCACCGGAATCAAAGTTGGCCCTGAGCCAACTGAGCCTGATtctggaggtggtggtggtggtggtggtggtgttgttggtgttggtgttggtgcctcttcttcttctgtcaaGTCACGTTCTGGGTCTGGGTCTGGGTCGAGATGCGATACGCACAATCCAATGCCTGTGGAGTGCAAGGTAGCACCGGCCGGTGTTGATGTGATGCCTTTTGCTGGGGGTTCTTCAGCTGGGACTGTTCCTCAGTGGCATATAGATGACTTTCTGGGACTCTCTGATTTTGATCAGAGTTTTAGCTACACTGAAAATGGATCTTCCAAG gctgactgcggtAAACTTGGGGAGTATGACTCACCAGCTTTAAAATCATCTGAGGAGGAAATGGAAGATTATGAGTGCATAGGTGAGGTGCCAGAGACCTCTTGGATGGTACCCCAGATACCTTCCCCACCTACAGCCTCGGGACTCTACTGGCCTAGAAGTTCTCAGATTTCATCTGATTTTGCAATGTTTGTTCCAGACATTTGCCACTCACAAATGCAAAACCCTCTTTATTCTCAACATAATG ATGCTTTGAAATGTTGA
- the LOC117626229 gene encoding B-box zinc finger protein 22 isoform X1 → MKIQCNVCEAAEANVLCCADEAALCWACDEKVHKANKLASKHQRVPLSASHMPKCDICQEAVGYFFCLEDRALLCRTCDVAIHAANSLVSAHRRFLLTGIKVGPEPTEPDSGGGGGGGGGVVGVGVGASSSSVKSRSGSGSGSRCDTHNPMPVECKVAPAGVDVMPFAGGSSAGTVPQWHIDDFLGLSDFDQSFSYTENGSSKADCGKLGEYDSPALKSSEEEMEDYECIGEVPETSWMVPQIPSPPTASGLYWPRSSQISSDFAMFVPDICHSQMQNPLYSQHNGTVSKRRRQF, encoded by the exons atgaaGATACAGTGCAACGTGTGCGAGGCAGCTGAGGCCAACGTACTATGCTGTGCAGACGAGGCAGCTCTGTGCTGGGCTTGTGATGAGAAGGTTCACAAAGCCAACAAGCTCGCAAGCAAGCACCAGAGGGTTCCTCTGTCTGCATCTCACATGCCCAAATGCGATATCTGCCAG GAGGCAGTTGGGtattttttctgtttagaAGATCGAGCTTTGCTCTGTAGAACATGTGATGTTGCTATACACGCTGCTAATAGCTTGGTGTCAGCTCACCGGAGGTTTTTGCTCACCGGAATCAAAGTTGGCCCTGAGCCAACTGAGCCTGATtctggaggtggtggtggtggtggtggtggtgttgttggtgttggtgttggtgcctcttcttcttctgtcaaGTCACGTTCTGGGTCTGGGTCTGGGTCGAGATGCGATACGCACAATCCAATGCCTGTGGAGTGCAAGGTAGCACCGGCCGGTGTTGATGTGATGCCTTTTGCTGGGGGTTCTTCAGCTGGGACTGTTCCTCAGTGGCATATAGATGACTTTCTGGGACTCTCTGATTTTGATCAGAGTTTTAGCTACACTGAAAATGGATCTTCCAAG gctgactgcggtAAACTTGGGGAGTATGACTCACCAGCTTTAAAATCATCTGAGGAGGAAATGGAAGATTATGAGTGCATAGGTGAGGTGCCAGAGACCTCTTGGATGGTACCCCAGATACCTTCCCCACCTACAGCCTCGGGACTCTACTGGCCTAGAAGTTCTCAGATTTCATCTGATTTTGCAATGTTTGTTCCAGACATTTGCCACTCACAAATGCAAAACCCTCTTTATTCTCAACATAATGGTACCGTCTCAAAACGTCGTAGGCAATTCTAG